One segment of Bradyrhizobium sp. WD16 DNA contains the following:
- a CDS encoding DUF6719 family protein has product MRLFLVLMACVIGSAEIGSQAARAAAVLMREPAEGEMRLGQRVRVDDGSCPTGQIKEVTASQLTPQGILRTRVCVKR; this is encoded by the coding sequence GTGAGACTATTTCTGGTGCTGATGGCCTGCGTGATCGGGTCCGCGGAGATTGGATCGCAAGCAGCGCGCGCCGCCGCTGTCCTGATGCGCGAGCCGGCCGAGGGCGAGATGCGACTCGGCCAGAGGGTTCGGGTCGATGACGGAAGTTGTCCCACCGGCCAGATCAAGGAAGTCACCGCGTCGCAGCTGACGCCCCAGGGCATCCTGCGCACCCGCGTCTGCGTCAAGCGCTGA
- a CDS encoding CreA family protein produces the protein MALGMVALSAVTPARAADEPDLIFRRSTVFKLLTPNDKLATYGIDDPEVEGVACHFTVPERGGIKGWLGIAEEVSDISLACRQIGPIRFKSKLSQGDDMFRQRRSMFFKKMQIVRGCDAKRNVLVYMVYSDRLIEGSPKNSTSSVPIMPWGASDTVQKCGQFFSE, from the coding sequence ATGGCGCTCGGCATGGTTGCGCTGTCGGCGGTGACTCCGGCGCGCGCGGCCGACGAGCCGGACCTGATCTTCCGTCGCTCGACGGTCTTCAAGCTGCTCACGCCCAACGACAAGCTCGCCACCTATGGCATCGATGATCCGGAGGTCGAGGGCGTCGCCTGCCACTTCACCGTGCCCGAGCGCGGCGGCATCAAGGGATGGCTCGGCATTGCCGAGGAGGTGTCCGACATCTCGCTGGCCTGCCGGCAGATCGGCCCGATCCGTTTCAAGTCCAAGCTGTCCCAGGGCGACGACATGTTCCGGCAGCGCCGCTCGATGTTCTTCAAGAAGATGCAGATCGTCCGCGGCTGCGACGCCAAGCGCAACGTGCTCGTCTACATGGTCTACTCGGACCGGCTGATCGAGGGCTCGCCGAAGAATTCGACCTCATCGGTGCCGATCATGCCCTGGGGCGCCAGCGACACGGTGCAGAAATGCGGGCAGTTCTTCAGCGAGTGA
- a CDS encoding L,D-transpeptidase — translation MTATANGRAVRNGRWGGPGVAAALAASLTTTFLLTAPAHAYTVFWPNQTFEYVEPAPPQPKRIRKPKPHYPGLAAAPKDLAKPNGPLIIVVSIDKQTLRVFDANGLLAETPVSTGMSGHSTPMGVFSIIQKSKWHRSNIYSGAPMPYMQRITWSGVALHAGVLPGYPASHGCIRMPTAFATKLWSWSRLGARVIVAPGELTPTDISHPVLLAHAEQIAAKAEPATASSVVAAATFPGSAAANEGASLPSLDRAELRLTPHDSTATTAAGGAVRIRVADAEGGIRAPVAADTATKYQDQDTNPSAGQADGVKADGKTETKIDTTPDAGIGAKSEAGLETKPETITMSADVKTEPKSAPEAKDQDRTAGPAAAASPNKGLPDAAAPTRDEAPPAPKRTGHVAVLISRKDNRLYVRQNFEPWFDVPMTFAAGDRPLGTHIFTARPDGAEAGSYRWSVVSLPAGARRRIEVTDRRGRHLVQDVTAPTAPQTTPAEALDRLAIPEEARIRIASALATGTSIIVSDLGPGSETGLGTDFIMQLR, via the coding sequence GTGACGGCAACTGCAAATGGGCGAGCGGTTCGGAATGGGCGGTGGGGCGGACCGGGCGTCGCGGCGGCATTGGCCGCGTCGCTGACGACCACATTTCTTCTGACGGCGCCCGCGCATGCCTACACCGTGTTCTGGCCAAATCAGACCTTCGAATATGTCGAGCCGGCACCGCCCCAGCCCAAGCGGATCAGGAAGCCCAAACCGCATTATCCGGGCCTCGCCGCGGCGCCCAAGGATCTCGCCAAGCCGAACGGGCCACTGATCATCGTGGTCTCGATCGACAAGCAAACCCTGCGCGTGTTCGACGCCAACGGGCTGCTCGCCGAGACGCCCGTGTCGACCGGCATGAGCGGCCATTCGACGCCCATGGGCGTGTTCAGCATCATTCAGAAGAGCAAGTGGCACCGCTCCAATATCTACAGCGGCGCGCCGATGCCCTACATGCAGCGCATCACCTGGTCAGGGGTCGCCCTCCATGCCGGCGTCCTGCCGGGCTATCCGGCCTCCCACGGCTGCATCCGCATGCCGACGGCGTTCGCCACCAAATTGTGGAGCTGGAGCAGGCTCGGCGCGCGGGTCATCGTCGCCCCGGGCGAATTGACGCCCACCGACATCAGCCACCCGGTACTTTTGGCGCATGCCGAGCAGATCGCGGCAAAGGCCGAACCGGCGACAGCGTCCTCCGTGGTGGCGGCGGCGACCTTCCCCGGCTCGGCTGCTGCGAACGAGGGCGCTTCGCTTCCCTCGCTCGATCGCGCAGAGTTGCGGCTGACGCCCCATGACAGCACGGCAACGACCGCCGCTGGTGGCGCCGTCCGCATTCGCGTTGCCGATGCTGAGGGTGGCATCAGGGCCCCGGTGGCGGCCGACACTGCGACGAAATACCAGGACCAGGACACGAACCCGAGCGCCGGACAGGCCGACGGGGTCAAGGCCGACGGCAAGACTGAAACCAAGATCGACACCACGCCCGATGCGGGCATCGGCGCGAAAAGCGAGGCCGGGCTCGAGACCAAGCCCGAAACAATAACAATGTCCGCCGACGTCAAGACCGAGCCGAAGTCCGCCCCCGAAGCCAAGGATCAGGACCGGACGGCCGGACCGGCCGCGGCGGCCTCACCCAACAAGGGCTTGCCCGACGCCGCGGCCCCAACCAGGGACGAAGCGCCGCCGGCACCGAAGCGCACCGGCCATGTCGCCGTCCTGATCAGTCGCAAGGACAACCGTCTCTACGTGCGGCAGAATTTCGAGCCCTGGTTCGACGTGCCGATGACCTTCGCCGCCGGCGACAGGCCGCTCGGCACCCACATCTTCACCGCGCGACCGGATGGCGCCGAAGCCGGGAGCTATCGCTGGTCAGTCGTCTCGCTGCCGGCCGGGGCGCGGCGGCGCATCGAGGTTACCGACCGCCGCGGCCGACACCTCGTCCAGGACGTCACAGCGCCCACCGCACCGCAGACGACCCCTGCCGAGGCGCTCGACCGTCTTGCCATTCCCGAGGAGGCCCGGATCAGGATCGCCAGTGCGCTCGCCACCGGCACCTCGATCATCGTCTCGGATCTCGGCCCGGGCAGCGAAACCGGCCTCGGCACCGATTTCATCATGCAGCTGCGCTGA
- a CDS encoding IS256 family transposase encodes MSKDNIIKLIQPGNVDDQLTEILRNGARALLAQAVEAEVADFVGKHADLKTGDGRQRVVRHGHLPEREVMTGIGPVAVRQPRVRDREAAAADPDRIRFSPSILPPYMRRSKSIETLLPILYLKGISTGDFSEALAALLGKDAAGLSASAIGRLKDGWLDEHAAWQKRDLSAKRYVYIWADGIHLQARLEDEKQCILVLIGATPEGRKELVGFTDGARESAQDWRDLLLDLKRRGLEVSPRLVIADGALGFWKAAGEVWPKTREQRCWVHKTANVLAKLPKSQQPKAKRALQEIWMAETRAAAELAFDAFIESYTPKYEKAADCLSKDRDALLAFYDFPAEHWKHLRTTNPIESTFATVRHRTIRSKGCLSNRTALAMVFKLLEGAQKSWRRLDGHNQLPKLVLGVTFNDGIEVIAKPTDRQPVTAAA; translated from the coding sequence GTGTCCAAAGATAACATTATCAAGCTGATTCAGCCAGGAAACGTCGACGACCAACTCACTGAAATCTTGCGCAACGGGGCGCGTGCCCTGTTGGCCCAGGCGGTCGAGGCCGAAGTCGCGGACTTTGTCGGCAAGCATGCCGATTTGAAGACCGGGGACGGCCGCCAGCGCGTGGTCCGCCACGGTCACCTGCCGGAGCGAGAGGTAATGACCGGTATAGGTCCGGTCGCCGTCCGCCAGCCGCGTGTGCGCGATCGCGAGGCGGCCGCCGCCGATCCCGATCGCATCCGGTTCTCGCCGTCGATCCTGCCGCCCTATATGCGCCGGTCGAAGTCGATCGAAACGCTGCTGCCGATCCTTTACCTGAAGGGGATTTCGACCGGCGACTTCTCCGAGGCGCTGGCGGCGCTGCTCGGCAAGGACGCGGCCGGGTTGTCGGCATCCGCCATCGGCCGTCTGAAGGACGGCTGGCTCGACGAGCACGCCGCGTGGCAGAAGCGCGATCTGTCGGCGAAACGCTACGTCTACATCTGGGCCGATGGCATCCATCTCCAGGCGCGCCTCGAAGACGAAAAGCAGTGCATCCTGGTGCTGATCGGGGCGACGCCGGAGGGCCGCAAGGAACTGGTCGGCTTCACCGATGGCGCCCGCGAGAGCGCGCAGGACTGGCGCGATCTGCTGCTCGACCTCAAGCGGCGCGGGCTCGAGGTGTCGCCGCGGCTCGTCATCGCCGATGGCGCGCTCGGGTTCTGGAAAGCCGCCGGTGAGGTCTGGCCGAAAACACGCGAGCAGCGCTGCTGGGTGCACAAGACCGCCAACGTGCTCGCCAAGCTGCCGAAGAGCCAGCAGCCGAAGGCCAAGCGCGCATTGCAGGAGATCTGGATGGCTGAAACCAGGGCCGCCGCCGAGCTGGCGTTCGACGCCTTCATCGAGAGCTATACGCCCAAATACGAGAAAGCGGCCGACTGCCTGAGCAAGGATCGGGACGCGCTACTGGCGTTCTACGACTTCCCGGCCGAACATTGGAAACACCTGCGGACGACCAATCCCATTGAAAGCACCTTCGCGACCGTGCGCCACCGCACGATCCGGTCGAAGGGTTGCCTGTCGAACAGGACCGCGCTCGCGATGGTCTTCAAATTGCTCGAAGGCGCACAAAAAAGCTGGCGTCGCCTCGATGGCCACAACCAGTTGCCAAAACTCGTTCTCGGTGTGACATTCAACGACGGGATCGAGGTCATCGCCAAGCCGACCGACCGTCAGCCCGTAACCGCCGCCGCCTAA
- a CDS encoding DUF6036 family nucleotidyltransferase, producing the protein MKQPSFVRTFEDLVETVRAIARLFKTDKVFIIGSQSILLSWPDAPILLRTSGEIDAYPENAKIWEVTQKELDPEYPPEASEEINAFFGEGSDFHREHGFYIDGVDENTARLPPDWTKRAIYREVEVDGRQVLAVAPCPEDVIVSKLARLSEKDREFVEAYHAARPLNHDLIVERIKATQLDPPFEAQAIAFVARLKQGPA; encoded by the coding sequence GTGAAGCAACCCTCCTTCGTCCGCACTTTTGAAGATCTTGTCGAGACAGTCCGGGCTATTGCGCGGCTGTTCAAAACCGACAAGGTCTTCATCATCGGAAGCCAGAGCATTCTCCTTTCGTGGCCCGACGCGCCGATTTTGCTGCGTACCTCGGGTGAGATCGACGCATACCCTGAAAATGCAAAAATTTGGGAGGTCACCCAAAAGGAGCTGGACCCCGAGTATCCTCCGGAAGCGTCCGAAGAGATCAACGCTTTCTTCGGGGAAGGCTCCGATTTCCACCGCGAGCATGGCTTCTATATAGATGGCGTCGATGAGAATACGGCGCGCTTGCCGCCCGACTGGACCAAACGGGCAATCTATCGGGAAGTCGAAGTTGATGGTCGGCAGGTTCTGGCTGTCGCGCCATGCCCCGAGGACGTCATCGTCTCGAAACTCGCCCGCCTGTCCGAGAAGGACAGGGAGTTCGTCGAGGCCTACCATGCCGCACGTCCGCTGAATCACGATCTGATCGTCGAGCGCATCAAGGCGACCCAGCTCGATCCGCCGTTCGAAGCGCAGGCCATAGCTTTTGTCGCACGGCTCAAACAAGGTCCCGCGTGA
- a CDS encoding helix-turn-helix transcriptional regulator: protein MITPSQCRAGRALLGWSQEELETASRVSKKTIADFERDQRNQQARTIDAIEAALNWAGIIFIPQNGGGEGVRKRGSMPRLFRRDDVEHREWVAFAFDYKQQRYTGFVSYQALAGIALSGIEPIAAFDRDVARILMRAAEKVDEADFDPEGRVLLHRGDLPPLEFNPKVGGRIVARKRLHLIGRRGFTAANGVQVEPVDYNGFRVEFADGPVKVFLKLRPGDADHDALDVSAEVAAGAFIVSERNDCPFSLGDRVRLIAGQQRPEIKPGEVGTVCEIEDYPIMMGPAPRIRVQFGSCQTAWEVPTQFESAN from the coding sequence ATGATAACCCCCTCGCAGTGCCGCGCAGGCCGCGCCTTGCTCGGTTGGTCCCAGGAAGAGCTGGAAACGGCATCACGGGTCTCGAAAAAAACGATTGCTGACTTTGAACGTGACCAGCGCAATCAACAGGCGCGCACGATCGATGCCATCGAGGCGGCTTTGAATTGGGCTGGTATCATCTTCATCCCGCAGAATGGCGGCGGCGAGGGCGTACGAAAAAGAGGGTCAATGCCCCGCCTGTTTCGGCGCGACGATGTCGAGCATCGTGAATGGGTAGCGTTCGCCTTTGACTACAAGCAGCAGCGCTATACCGGATTTGTGAGCTATCAGGCTCTGGCCGGAATCGCGCTTTCCGGCATCGAGCCGATCGCGGCATTCGACCGCGATGTCGCACGGATCCTGATGCGGGCCGCAGAAAAAGTCGATGAGGCAGATTTCGATCCGGAAGGCCGTGTGCTCTTACATCGCGGCGATCTGCCGCCTCTGGAGTTTAATCCGAAAGTCGGAGGCAGGATCGTCGCTCGAAAGAGGCTTCATCTGATAGGCCGTCGTGGATTTACCGCTGCCAACGGAGTGCAGGTCGAACCCGTGGACTACAACGGCTTTCGCGTTGAATTCGCCGACGGCCCCGTGAAGGTGTTTCTTAAACTCCGCCCCGGAGATGCCGATCATGATGCCCTTGATGTCAGCGCCGAGGTCGCGGCTGGCGCCTTCATTGTCAGCGAACGCAACGACTGTCCTTTTTCCCTTGGAGACCGAGTGCGCCTCATTGCCGGCCAACAGCGTCCCGAGATAAAGCCCGGTGAGGTCGGCACGGTTTGCGAGATCGAAGACTATCCGATCATGATGGGGCCAGCGCCGCGCATCCGCGTCCAGTTTGGAAGCTGCCAGACGGCTTGGGAGGTCCCGACACAATTCGAGTCGGCAAACTGA
- a CDS encoding HEPN domain-containing protein: protein MSVFEERGVFWWHDEAVAEGLLAPDAHVAGLLRVEENGRAVLELDGYLPNPHDPMAPMSREPVTRCIQGLLKGSGERVLLCDLNRNGGRFSTNGISYEKFSAAHCLIGRSVFITGTAAPLFATLTIPLTGFEDWLRLGVIEVEDTPDTITLKYKARDDISYPDGDGTLTLIFDIEVDAAGMLGTHAYSLKQVVYARLNLNTPNTLNDLALQFRMFEDLLKLLTGSDYELGWPFMDLPDGSRCRWYFQRMKSKEPVEAPSHYNTVTAFPELRNAFGAIWSRWKAMRDEFGPGFYLYLGLRRGMAMYIEHRFVNLIWGLEAFHRKKGGSSDSIAAKVSRILDKIDIAKDKRWLAKRLEHAHEPSLEQRLFEMFKALPLGLDEEKLRIFCHACAKLRNDISHFGGERHDASYSEFLNDANTKSDALSVLYHALLLHEVGIDGWILKRWAFDSFLSGPIKSHFVQAGLLDKSMLRAEEQPNAQAADAHASGEAESPNDPASPK, encoded by the coding sequence ATGAGCGTCTTTGAAGAACGCGGCGTGTTCTGGTGGCATGATGAGGCTGTCGCCGAAGGCCTGCTCGCCCCTGACGCGCACGTCGCCGGGCTGCTGCGTGTTGAAGAGAATGGGCGCGCCGTCCTCGAACTCGATGGCTACCTGCCGAATCCGCACGATCCGATGGCTCCGATGTCCCGCGAGCCTGTCACGCGCTGCATTCAGGGCCTGCTCAAAGGCAGTGGCGAACGTGTTCTATTGTGCGATCTGAACAGGAACGGCGGACGATTCAGCACCAACGGCATCTCCTACGAAAAGTTCAGCGCCGCTCATTGTCTGATCGGCCGCAGCGTCTTCATAACGGGCACGGCCGCACCGCTGTTTGCCACGCTGACCATACCGCTGACGGGCTTCGAGGACTGGCTCCGGCTCGGGGTGATCGAGGTCGAGGACACGCCCGATACGATCACTCTGAAGTATAAAGCGCGCGACGACATCAGTTACCCGGATGGTGATGGGACCCTGACGCTGATCTTCGACATCGAGGTCGATGCAGCCGGGATGCTTGGAACGCACGCCTATTCGCTCAAACAGGTGGTCTACGCGAGGCTGAACCTTAACACGCCAAACACCCTGAACGATCTCGCTCTTCAGTTCCGGATGTTCGAAGATCTTCTCAAGCTGCTGACCGGCTCCGATTACGAGCTGGGCTGGCCTTTTATGGACCTCCCGGATGGCTCGCGATGCCGATGGTATTTTCAGCGGATGAAGAGCAAGGAGCCGGTCGAGGCTCCCTCGCACTACAACACCGTCACCGCCTTTCCGGAGCTTCGCAATGCGTTCGGCGCGATCTGGTCGCGCTGGAAAGCGATGCGGGACGAGTTCGGTCCGGGATTCTATCTTTATCTCGGCCTGCGGCGCGGCATGGCTATGTACATCGAGCACCGCTTCGTCAACCTGATCTGGGGCCTTGAAGCTTTTCACCGCAAGAAGGGCGGCAGCTCGGACTCCATCGCCGCGAAGGTCAGCCGGATTCTCGACAAAATCGATATTGCAAAAGATAAGCGATGGCTGGCGAAACGCCTTGAACACGCGCACGAACCATCGCTCGAACAACGTCTATTCGAGATGTTTAAGGCGTTGCCGTTGGGCCTCGATGAGGAAAAGTTGCGGATATTCTGCCACGCATGTGCAAAATTGCGTAATGACATTTCGCATTTCGGTGGCGAGCGGCACGACGCCAGCTATTCCGAGTTTCTGAACGACGCCAACACCAAAAGCGATGCACTCTCGGTCCTCTACCACGCCCTGTTATTGCACGAGGTAGGCATCGACGGATGGATTTTGAAGCGGTGGGCTTTCGACAGTTTCCTCTCGGGTCCGATCAAAAGTCATTTCGTGCAAGCGGGTCTGCTCGATAAAAGTATGCTGCGCGCAGAAGAGCAGCCGAACGCTCAGGCTGCGGACGCGCATGCTTCTGGAGAGGCCGAGAGCCCAAACGATCCCGCCTCGCCAAAATAA
- a CDS encoding SIR2 family protein yields the protein MTHLDSVRELASVLNPQNEARPTVLLGAGASFSSGVPLADESVKRIARRYYAERIVGGTVLPEQVKTSEWMAWLNEQDWFVRDPAKLPENFPLAIKHLLTPQAYRQKVLLDLIAPDGEIGRGYRHLAELVLRGLVGTILTTNFDICLPRALNDKRPHIRHVAEVNRGPDDFREFDIFNRAQIVWLHGKAEQYTDKNLAEEVANLDPKLVGALLPLLQSTPLIVVGYRGAEPSIMASLLGESGDLAFRKGIFWCHRGGDLHPNVEALRNRLGSNFKLCEIDGFDELFADLDSELARQQRHLGAPVADAKPDFDDRPMDGATLADLDLDLALHTAHQYSRKLGLREPTAASLKVFLRELGLLIDAGGVDRPSIAAVLLFGRDPQRFLPHAVVTVTVDGKKRKVITGNLLKQRKDLLDWAEQEDVNPVLKVKVRGRHEERRAYHERALIELCINLLVHRDYADGRPATIEAQGNSGIIFLNPGRLEERVAAKLKLDARGQFEPVRELTSPRNRALCDIFYGMSAMERAGTGLADVLNFAKEGDGTAVFSVPPGSDEFRAEIFQPATSGKSASVARDTRPIGTYIVNLMPFASLPAAVSRVRVSGTLEAIAKKVPLNEIGTALIREGELWSFAPAEFLHTILKPVMMEATVRVTSRNELEADPDLARVLSWLLRKHFEGQLRGLRSRGLMIEPDRKSNRRAYFVGERSGPRMMIYDTPRRRGIPREVVKQRGDPPRMWFENEGIAYEIARLGPIWGVRVKPFYMFTGPDAQTPLPGYARTAKATRRMKFDRNQSVESDLTFWGRFIAQGAPVVNMGQGPVEDLLLEGAFMSLDVPEEGLIDGDSDNDKMSA from the coding sequence ATGACCCACCTAGATAGTGTCCGTGAACTTGCATCGGTTCTCAACCCCCAGAACGAGGCCCGTCCAACGGTATTGTTGGGCGCGGGCGCATCGTTCTCGTCCGGGGTTCCTTTGGCCGACGAAAGCGTAAAGCGCATCGCGCGCCGGTATTATGCGGAGAGGATCGTCGGCGGTACCGTACTCCCCGAACAGGTCAAAACGTCCGAGTGGATGGCATGGCTGAACGAGCAGGATTGGTTTGTCCGGGATCCCGCCAAGCTGCCAGAGAACTTCCCGCTCGCGATCAAGCATCTGCTCACGCCTCAAGCGTACCGCCAAAAGGTGCTTCTCGACCTGATCGCGCCGGACGGCGAGATTGGCCGCGGCTACCGCCACCTCGCAGAGCTCGTTCTCAGAGGGCTTGTCGGAACGATCCTCACGACCAATTTTGACATCTGCCTTCCTCGGGCGCTCAACGACAAACGCCCGCACATCCGACACGTGGCGGAAGTGAATCGCGGCCCGGATGATTTCCGGGAATTCGACATCTTCAATCGCGCTCAGATCGTCTGGCTGCACGGCAAAGCCGAACAGTACACCGACAAGAATCTGGCCGAAGAGGTCGCAAATCTCGATCCGAAGCTGGTCGGAGCGTTGTTACCTCTGCTGCAGTCCACGCCGCTGATCGTGGTCGGGTATCGTGGCGCCGAACCGTCGATCATGGCCAGCCTCCTGGGCGAGTCCGGCGATCTCGCTTTCAGGAAGGGAATTTTCTGGTGTCACCGCGGTGGCGATCTGCATCCGAACGTCGAGGCGCTCCGGAACAGACTGGGGAGTAACTTCAAACTCTGCGAGATCGACGGCTTTGACGAATTGTTCGCCGACCTCGATAGCGAGCTTGCGCGCCAGCAGAGGCATCTCGGCGCGCCTGTTGCGGACGCCAAGCCCGATTTCGACGACCGTCCTATGGATGGCGCTACGCTCGCCGATCTCGATCTCGATCTCGCCTTGCACACGGCTCATCAGTATTCGCGTAAGCTCGGCTTGCGAGAGCCGACCGCGGCTTCGTTGAAGGTGTTTCTGCGCGAGCTCGGGTTGTTGATCGACGCGGGCGGCGTCGATCGGCCCAGCATCGCTGCCGTTCTTCTTTTTGGGCGCGACCCGCAGCGTTTCCTTCCCCACGCCGTCGTCACCGTCACAGTCGACGGCAAGAAACGCAAAGTCATCACCGGGAATCTGCTGAAGCAGCGGAAAGACTTGCTCGATTGGGCCGAGCAGGAGGACGTCAATCCCGTTCTCAAGGTTAAGGTGCGCGGGCGTCACGAAGAGCGCCGTGCCTATCATGAGCGCGCGCTGATCGAACTTTGCATCAATCTCTTGGTCCATCGTGACTACGCCGATGGGCGTCCCGCGACGATCGAAGCGCAGGGAAACAGCGGCATTATATTTTTGAATCCCGGGCGTCTCGAGGAACGCGTCGCAGCCAAGCTCAAGCTCGATGCGCGTGGTCAGTTCGAACCGGTCCGCGAATTGACCTCCCCCCGCAACCGGGCGCTTTGCGACATTTTTTATGGAATGAGCGCGATGGAACGCGCAGGGACGGGCCTGGCTGACGTACTGAATTTCGCTAAAGAGGGGGACGGAACGGCGGTCTTCAGCGTGCCGCCCGGCAGTGACGAATTCAGGGCCGAGATATTCCAGCCCGCAACTTCCGGAAAATCGGCATCAGTCGCGCGGGATACACGACCGATCGGCACCTATATCGTCAACCTGATGCCATTCGCGTCGTTGCCGGCAGCCGTGTCGCGGGTACGCGTTTCGGGGACGCTGGAAGCGATTGCAAAGAAGGTGCCTCTCAATGAAATCGGCACAGCGCTAATCCGCGAGGGTGAGCTCTGGTCGTTCGCACCAGCGGAGTTTCTCCATACAATCCTCAAGCCGGTGATGATGGAGGCCACCGTGCGAGTGACCTCCCGGAACGAGTTGGAGGCCGATCCAGACCTCGCGCGCGTGTTGTCCTGGCTGCTTCGGAAGCACTTCGAGGGACAACTCCGTGGATTGCGATCTCGGGGCCTCATGATCGAACCGGATCGCAAGTCCAACCGTCGTGCCTACTTCGTTGGGGAGAGGAGCGGGCCGCGAATGATGATCTACGACACGCCCCGCCGCCGTGGCATACCGCGCGAGGTCGTGAAGCAGCGCGGTGATCCACCCCGCATGTGGTTCGAGAACGAAGGCATCGCTTACGAAATCGCACGACTGGGACCGATCTGGGGCGTGCGTGTGAAGCCGTTCTATATGTTCACCGGCCCGGACGCGCAGACACCGCTTCCGGGTTACGCCAGAACCGCGAAGGCAACCCGACGGATGAAGTTCGACCGCAACCAGAGTGTTGAAAGCGATCTGACGTTCTGGGGACGTTTCATTGCGCAAGGCGCGCCTGTCGTAAACATGGGGCAGGGACCGGTCGAGGACCTCCTGCTCGAAGGTGCATTCATGTCCCTGGACGTTCCCGAAGAAGGATTGATCGATGGTGACAGCGATAACGATAAAATGTCTGCCTGA
- a CDS encoding glutathione peroxidase, translating to MMNRRGVVTLALGIAAIPNLLGRRAIADDGPASRMTAYVFSFKALSGPDIRLADFAGRPIMVVNTASLCGYTPQYAGLQALWREFADAGLMIVGVPSNDFASQEPGGKAEIDDTAHRQYGVTFPITAKTAVRGADAHPFYRWAAAERPKDVPAWNFHKYLLGRDGLIAEVFPSAVDPLDTRVKTAVGRALAAT from the coding sequence ATGATGAACCGGAGGGGCGTGGTCACCCTCGCGCTGGGCATCGCGGCAATCCCGAACCTGCTCGGACGGCGGGCCATCGCCGATGACGGCCCGGCGAGCCGGATGACCGCCTATGTCTTCAGCTTCAAGGCGCTGAGCGGGCCGGATATCCGCCTCGCCGACTTCGCCGGCCGGCCAATCATGGTGGTCAACACCGCCTCGCTCTGCGGCTATACCCCGCAATATGCCGGGTTGCAGGCGTTGTGGCGCGAATTTGCCGACGCCGGCCTGATGATCGTCGGCGTGCCTTCCAACGATTTCGCCAGCCAGGAGCCGGGCGGCAAGGCCGAGATCGACGACACCGCCCACCGCCAATATGGCGTCACCTTCCCGATCACGGCCAAGACGGCCGTACGCGGGGCCGACGCCCATCCGTTCTATCGCTGGGCCGCGGCGGAACGGCCGAAGGATGTTCCGGCCTGGAACTTCCACAAATATCTGCTCGGTCGCGACGGACTAATCGCCGAGGTGTTTCCCAGTGCGGTCGATCCGCTCGACACCCGCGTCAAAACCGCCGTCGGTCGGGCCCTTGCGGCGACGTGA
- a CDS encoding polysaccharide deacetylase family protein, with product MRKTTGLLLASAVTLWATTAWSQAPRPAAAAPIAPAAAKTAAVPAPPPAPAVDKTSCANPDALGVNRVVQIDTTGGPGFGFEHFKQLDFLRDKEVVLTFDDGPWPGNTPAVLKALADECTKGLFFPIGKHATYHPEILKQVAAAGHTIGAHTWSHAVLNRKGMTEQAAKDEIEKGFSAVRWALGAPPSPFFRFPALQHPPAIVTYLGGRNVGIFSCDLDSFDFRASKPEKIVDTVMGKLDKLGKGIILMHDFQKHTAEALPTLLRKLKAGGYKVVQIKAKVPVQTIASYDEDLLKDTKLPTVSSRPVSSVVQTISE from the coding sequence ATGCGGAAAACGACAGGTTTGCTTCTCGCGAGTGCCGTGACCCTTTGGGCGACCACCGCCTGGTCGCAAGCCCCCCGCCCGGCGGCCGCCGCGCCCATTGCACCGGCCGCAGCCAAGACCGCGGCAGTCCCGGCCCCGCCACCCGCGCCGGCCGTCGACAAGACAAGTTGCGCCAATCCCGACGCCCTCGGCGTCAACCGCGTCGTGCAGATCGACACCACCGGCGGTCCCGGCTTCGGCTTCGAGCACTTCAAACAGCTCGATTTCCTGCGCGACAAGGAGGTTGTGCTGACCTTCGATGACGGTCCATGGCCCGGCAATACCCCGGCGGTGCTCAAGGCCCTGGCCGACGAATGCACCAAAGGCCTGTTCTTTCCGATCGGCAAGCACGCCACCTACCATCCGGAAATCCTCAAGCAGGTCGCCGCCGCCGGGCACACCATCGGCGCCCACACCTGGTCCCACGCCGTCTTGAACCGCAAGGGCATGACCGAACAGGCTGCCAAGGACGAGATCGAGAAGGGGTTCAGCGCGGTGCGCTGGGCGCTCGGGGCACCGCCTTCGCCGTTCTTCCGCTTTCCGGCGCTGCAACACCCGCCGGCCATCGTGACCTATCTCGGCGGGCGCAATGTCGGCATCTTTTCCTGCGATCTGGATTCCTTCGACTTCAGGGCCAGCAAGCCCGAGAAGATCGTCGATACCGTCATGGGCAAGCTCGACAAACTCGGCAAGGGCATCATCCTGATGCACGATTTCCAGAAGCACACCGCCGAGGCCTTGCCGACGTTGCTGCGCAAGCTCAAGGCCGGCGGCTACAAGGTGGTGCAGATCAAGGCCAAGGTTCCGGTGCAGACCATCGCGAGCTATGATGAGGATCTGCTGAAGGACACCAAATTGCCGACCGTGAGCAGCCGTCCGGTGTCCTCTGTGGTACAGACGATCTCGGAATAG